Proteins co-encoded in one Dehalobacter sp. genomic window:
- a CDS encoding peptidylprolyl isomerase, with protein MEKPIVTIEMANGDVMKAELYPEIAPNTVNNFISLIKKGFYDGLIFHRVIPGFMIQGGCPQGSGMGNPGYSIKGEFSGNGFINDLKHSRGVLSMARSRMADSAGSQFFIMVNDAPHLDGQYAAFGKVIEGMESVDHIVSVESNYQDRPNQEQVMKSVTVDTKGVDYAEPETV; from the coding sequence ATGGAAAAACCGATTGTGACGATTGAAATGGCCAACGGGGATGTCATGAAGGCCGAACTTTACCCTGAAATAGCCCCGAATACTGTCAATAATTTTATCTCATTAATTAAGAAGGGCTTCTATGACGGTCTGATTTTTCACAGAGTCATTCCTGGTTTTATGATTCAGGGAGGATGCCCGCAGGGTTCGGGAATGGGCAATCCAGGCTACAGTATCAAAGGAGAATTTTCCGGCAACGGCTTCATTAATGATCTGAAGCATAGCCGCGGAGTCCTGTCAATGGCCCGCTCCAGAATGGCAGATTCAGCTGGTTCTCAGTTCTTTATCATGGTTAATGATGCACCTCATCTAGACGGCCAATATGCAGCTTTCGGCAAGGTGATCGAAGGCATGGAATCTGTCGATCATATTGTATCTGTCGAAAGTAACTATCAGGACAGGCCCAATCAGGAACAGGTAATGAAAAGCGTAACCGTCGACACCAAAGGTGTAGATTACGCTGAACCGGAAACCGTCTAA
- the rpsT gene encoding 30S ribosomal protein S20, whose translation MPNIKSAIKRVQLSKLQNAKNTAARSSLRTAIRRFEEAVNNNPENAVEALQKASRALDKAAAKGLIHKNKAARKKSRMAKKFQALSNKAS comes from the coding sequence ATGCCAAATATTAAATCAGCAATCAAGAGGGTCCAACTAAGCAAATTACAGAATGCCAAGAATACTGCTGCCAGATCTTCCTTACGAACCGCTATTCGTCGTTTTGAGGAAGCTGTAAACAATAATCCTGAAAATGCTGTTGAAGCTCTGCAAAAGGCTTCCCGTGCACTTGATAAAGCTGCTGCCAAAGGTTTGATCCACAAAAACAAAGCAGCTCGCAAAAAATCCAGAATGGCCAAAAAATTTCAGGCTTTGAGTAATAAAGCCAGCTAA
- a CDS encoding ComEC/Rec2 family competence protein has protein sequence MFGDSSGISAKTLEMYKAAGVMHVFAASGSNVAFVMALAWLSLFGLPRKARIVATIGVILCYAVLCSGNPPILRATILGTSVLIGRLGSGKMSPLRWLLFAALILYLWNPLFLRDIGFQLSFAATWGMLVLSPQLMKNAWFGRLPELLRLPAAVSFGAQIAVIPIMTNVFHKLSLAGLITNICILFMLGAVLQIGLIGTVLSFVPGIPSIFFQAAVWLLEISDHILTLIASFPWAYFWVLNPGMIFWIAWYALLAGVLFGTERIKFIWSVQIRRLRSAAKRLRLLPCLSRIGDTLKPGKNENKPHHTKPGYFNLWAAKFLDSTKQLSSAKLLSFIKFRYVFALLMMMLLWHPWSAGKALEISFIDVGQGDCILIQTARENLLVDTGPRKENYNAAEKIVLPYLMEKRIGKLAFLFITHEDADHLGGAQYLLANLPVAEVAVPEAGDRITNEEWQSGIPAEYFRNYKKFVTLKAGDRIHFFSGLQIEIMAPVEEIKNTGADPNNNSLVLQLEYLGWKILLTGDMEVEEMESILDRGADWNSDFIKIPHHGGKGSLDTAWFDRTNPRAVFVSVGKNSFGHPSREVISYWDQRGVPVYRTDMDGTIQLIINKKGCKITTGR, from the coding sequence TTGTTTGGGGATTCCAGCGGGATCTCTGCGAAAACACTGGAGATGTACAAGGCCGCAGGAGTCATGCATGTTTTTGCGGCTTCGGGATCTAATGTGGCCTTTGTGATGGCCCTGGCATGGCTGTCTCTGTTTGGCCTGCCCCGGAAAGCCAGGATTGTCGCAACGATTGGGGTTATCTTGTGTTATGCAGTCTTATGCAGCGGTAATCCGCCTATCTTAAGGGCAACCATTTTAGGAACCTCAGTCTTGATCGGCCGCTTAGGCAGTGGAAAGATGTCGCCGCTTAGATGGCTTCTCTTTGCTGCGTTGATTCTTTATTTATGGAATCCTTTATTTTTGCGTGATATAGGCTTTCAGCTTTCCTTTGCTGCTACTTGGGGAATGCTGGTTCTATCACCCCAGTTGATGAAAAATGCCTGGTTCGGCAGGCTGCCTGAATTACTGAGACTACCTGCAGCAGTATCATTTGGCGCTCAGATTGCCGTGATACCCATTATGACGAATGTTTTTCACAAACTGTCTTTGGCTGGGCTGATCACCAATATATGTATCCTTTTTATGCTCGGCGCGGTTCTGCAGATCGGGCTTATTGGAACGGTATTATCTTTTGTTCCGGGTATCCCATCCATTTTTTTTCAAGCTGCAGTATGGCTGCTTGAGATCTCTGACCATATATTGACGCTGATTGCATCTTTCCCCTGGGCCTATTTTTGGGTATTGAATCCCGGCATGATCTTCTGGATAGCCTGGTATGCACTTTTGGCAGGGGTGTTATTCGGTACGGAAAGAATAAAATTTATTTGGAGCGTACAGATCAGAAGACTCAGATCAGCTGCGAAGAGATTACGATTACTGCCCTGCCTGAGCAGAATAGGTGACACACTCAAGCCTGGTAAGAACGAAAATAAGCCGCACCATACGAAGCCGGGATATTTTAATCTGTGGGCTGCAAAGTTCCTGGATTCTACAAAACAACTAAGTTCTGCGAAACTGTTAAGTTTTATTAAATTTAGATATGTCTTCGCTTTGCTTATGATGATGCTGCTCTGGCACCCCTGGTCGGCCGGCAAGGCCCTGGAAATTTCGTTTATTGATGTGGGCCAAGGGGACTGTATCCTGATTCAGACGGCCCGAGAGAACCTGCTTGTCGATACCGGTCCCCGTAAGGAGAACTACAATGCAGCAGAAAAAATTGTGCTTCCTTATCTGATGGAAAAAAGAATAGGTAAATTGGCTTTTCTTTTTATCACGCACGAGGATGCTGATCATTTGGGAGGGGCGCAATATCTGCTGGCTAATTTGCCTGTGGCAGAAGTCGCAGTTCCCGAAGCGGGTGATAGAATAACAAATGAAGAATGGCAGTCGGGAATTCCGGCGGAATATTTCCGGAATTACAAAAAGTTTGTAACCCTCAAGGCAGGAGACCGTATCCACTTCTTTTCCGGGTTGCAGATCGAGATCATGGCCCCGGTCGAAGAAATAAAGAACACCGGAGCTGACCCAAATAATAATTCTTTGGTTTTGCAGCTGGAATATCTCGGATGGAAAATTCTGCTTACAGGGGACATGGAAGTAGAAGAAATGGAATCTATATTAGACAGAGGGGCTGACTGGAATTCGGATTTTATAAAAATTCCGCATCATGGCGGAAAAGGCTCACTGGATACAGCCTGGTTTGACAGAACCAATCCCCGGGCGGTGTTTGTTTCTGTAGGCAAAAACAGCTTTGGCCATCCTTCCCGGGAAGTTATCAGCTATTGGGACCAAAGAGGTGTACCCGTATATCGGACAGATATGGACGGTACAATACAATTAATCATCAATAAAAAGGGCTGTAAGATAACGACAGGCAGGTAA
- a CDS encoding methyl-accepting chemotaxis protein, which produces MDLAENHVKSYEEILEAYVMVLANLKEIMQEDVMVLITNRTDALCHYSGYKLNTKVDSSFKVSDHPHLVEAMRTGKIRSDIMSKERYGIPFASFTYPIKAPDGEIIGCVGIGKSLEKEGRVEEISQGLAATLQQANAGLQEVASGSQGLSFKISNVVKSANESAVKIKEINKVISAISDISSHSNLLGLNAAIEAARAGEQGRGFAVVAEEMRKLAAQSNDSAKMVNEILTQMRESIEGIINEINQIGGIAENQAAATQEITAAIEEVSENSQNLVELSKITFDYK; this is translated from the coding sequence ATGGATCTTGCAGAAAACCATGTAAAAAGCTATGAAGAAATCTTGGAAGCCTACGTGATGGTATTAGCCAATTTAAAAGAAATAATGCAGGAAGACGTTATGGTGCTGATTACGAATAGGACGGACGCGCTCTGTCACTACTCCGGCTATAAACTTAATACGAAGGTGGATTCAAGTTTTAAGGTTAGTGATCACCCTCACCTTGTTGAAGCGATGAGAACAGGTAAAATCAGATCGGATATTATGTCCAAAGAGAGATACGGTATCCCGTTTGCGTCATTCACATACCCAATTAAAGCACCCGATGGAGAAATCATTGGTTGTGTCGGAATCGGTAAAAGCCTAGAAAAAGAGGGCAGAGTTGAAGAAATTTCTCAAGGTTTAGCAGCAACGCTTCAGCAAGCAAACGCCGGATTGCAGGAAGTTGCCTCAGGATCACAAGGGCTTTCTTTCAAAATCAGCAATGTGGTAAAATCCGCAAATGAATCCGCCGTGAAAATTAAAGAAATTAATAAGGTCATTAGCGCCATTTCTGATATATCCTCACATTCTAACCTGCTGGGTTTGAATGCCGCAATTGAAGCGGCCCGCGCAGGAGAACAGGGAAGAGGCTTTGCGGTGGTTGCGGAAGAAATGCGTAAACTTGCCGCCCAAAGTAACGACTCAGCTAAAATGGTTAACGAAATACTTACTCAGATGAGAGAATCTATTGAAGGCATTATCAACGAAATCAACCAAATTGGCGGTATTGCTGAAAATCAGGCAGCAGCAACACAGGAAATCACCGCTGCAATCGAGGAAGTAAGTGAAAACTCACAAAACTTGGTTGAATTATCAAAAATAACCTTTGATTACAAATAA
- the holA gene encoding DNA polymerase III subunit delta: MTLDIIKHDIENHGIPSVYLWYGEDRYSLTEALKLLKNYYLLDDPSGSNTELLNGKEQTREEMIQAANMTAFFSGKLVVVDDLSYFSTGRTKGTSEPEKSTEETERSDSGRESDPDILLEYCLNPNPSTCLVLISEKVNKGRKLFKEINKNGKTVEFAFPRGQSEWMAWLQKEALQNGKNLSVPVASFLLEWAGHQTGALSQELAKLALYTGEKQNIEIEDIRKISLPMIETTVFAMLDAIAAENTKDALARLSEVLSQEHYLKVHTMIVRHIRLLLAASIWRARKGTVNDFMGTAGIRTFFEGNKLFQQAGSFSANRLAEAMEDCLQTELALKSSGGNPQLLLEIMVIRLCKK, translated from the coding sequence ATGACATTAGATATAATCAAACATGATATAGAGAACCATGGTATTCCCTCCGTTTATCTCTGGTACGGCGAGGACCGTTATTCTCTCACCGAGGCTTTGAAACTACTGAAAAATTATTATCTGCTGGATGATCCTTCCGGCAGCAATACAGAACTTCTTAACGGAAAAGAACAAACCCGGGAAGAAATGATCCAGGCTGCCAATATGACAGCCTTTTTTTCCGGAAAACTAGTGGTTGTTGACGATCTTTCATATTTCAGTACGGGCAGGACCAAAGGCACTTCCGAACCGGAAAAAAGCACCGAAGAAACAGAACGATCCGATTCAGGGAGAGAAAGCGACCCGGATATCTTGCTGGAATACTGTCTGAACCCTAATCCGTCCACTTGCCTGGTTCTGATATCGGAAAAAGTAAACAAAGGCAGAAAACTGTTTAAGGAAATCAATAAAAACGGGAAAACAGTGGAATTTGCTTTTCCGAGGGGCCAGTCGGAATGGATGGCCTGGCTGCAAAAAGAAGCGCTTCAAAACGGGAAGAACCTGAGTGTTCCCGTCGCTTCGTTTCTTCTGGAATGGGCTGGTCACCAGACGGGGGCGCTCAGTCAGGAACTGGCCAAATTAGCTCTATATACCGGAGAAAAACAAAACATAGAAATTGAAGATATCCGGAAAATAAGTTTGCCGATGATCGAGACGACGGTCTTTGCGATGTTGGATGCCATCGCGGCAGAGAATACCAAAGACGCATTGGCCAGGCTTAGCGAAGTGCTCAGTCAGGAACATTACCTCAAGGTGCATACCATGATTGTCCGCCATATCCGGCTGTTGCTGGCAGCGAGCATTTGGCGGGCCCGCAAGGGCACAGTCAATGATTTTATGGGCACTGCAGGAATCAGGACATTCTTTGAAGGAAATAAACTCTTTCAGCAAGCGGGCTCTTTTTCAGCCAACAGATTGGCTGAGGCCATGGAAGATTGTCTTCAGACTGAGCTGGCGTTAAAAAGCAGCGGAGGGAACCCTCAGCTGCTACTGGAAATAATGGTTATACGATTATGTAAGAAATAA